The DNA sequence TGTGGGCACAGGTATTGTGTTGTTAGGCTTTTACACGGGCGAGGTTATCCGACGCATCCAAGTAAGTCGTGTTTGATGGTATCTATTGGGACACATGTATGCTCATGTATGTTCGGGGTCACTGCCTGCTTGTTGGAAAAGCAATCGGCTTCTCAGAGTGTCACGATCACCAAGATTTATGTTTGCCATTCTGATTAGTCTTCATAAAGATATGGGCTGGTCTGCATCGCAATACAGATTTTGTGGAGGCTGGTCGCATAAGATCAGACGATGATTTGAAGCTTTTCCCAGTATTCTGTTTTCTTGTTTTGGTCTCTGCCAGTCAAATTTTTGCGAGCCCAAGTGATTGGGCACCATTGGATAGTGGTGGCCTTGGAAGGGCTGATGGAACCAACAGTTCGGAGTTTTGCAGCGATAAAGGTTATCCTCTTGCTGAAGATCCCGATCCGTTGGCAGCGATGATGAAATCTTTTGAACCTTGTTTTGTCGTTGGGTCTAGGTCAAGCATGTCGCTTGCAATGGGTTTGCCAGCAGCAAAGATTGCAAATTCAGTAAACATTCTCTCGTTCCAGAGAGCAGGTGAAGAGTTCATTCCACCGGATATTCTTAAGAAAATTGACAAATATCTAGACGATCATGAAGCAACTTCTTTGCTCATAGTTCTTGGTGGTCAAATTTTGCTTGAACGATACCAGTATGATCGCAAGCCAGACATGCCCATTCAAACCTTCGGCGTAGACAACTTATTGATGCCGATACTTGCTGGAATCGCTCTACAGGAAGGCTTGATTGCGTCTTTGGATGATCCTGTAACTGCTTATTACGAGCCTCTTCAGAATACGGAATGGGATAATGTATCAATCAATCACATTTTAAGAAGTTCCAGCGGTATCAAATTTGATCCGAAGATTGATCGTCCAGTTGTGATGCGGGAAATGGTGTCGGGATCTCTGGCGATAGACGAGATATTGGCGCGATTTGTGGATCGTGCTGCGGCTCCTGGAGAGACTCTCTCAACAACGATGTTAGATACCTATGTCCTAAGCAGAGTGTTAGAGAATGCCTTTTCGATGCCAGTTGAACAGCTGCTAAGTGAAAAGTTATGGTCACAAATCGGCGCTGAGCACGACGCATCTATCATTAAGAACTCTGCTGGAGAGACGTTTCGTAAAAACTTCTTTTCAGCTACGGCCCGGGACTACACTCGACTTGGTCAAATTCTGATCAATAAGGGTAAGTCTGCCAGTGGCGAGCAAATTATACCTGAAGACTGGTCCCAACTGGTGTTGCAAGGTAACAAAGATTTGCTCAAGTGTCCTTTTGGACCAGGGTGCACAAAGCTACCCTTTGGCTATACATTTCACAATTATGTAGCAAAATCAGGTACATCACTTTCTTTAGGATACCCTGGCAATATGATCATAATGAGCGCCGACGCCGATATGGTTGTGTTCCAAAGTAGTGTGGCAAAGGATGCAAAGGGTAATGGTGCTTTGTTTAAGGTTCTGCAAGAACTCATGAAACAAAGCGACACGATCAAGAGCAATCTGCCAACAAAGGCAACCGATGAACTTGAAAATCGTGCGGCAACGGGTACCGCAATAAGCCAGACGGTTACAGTCCAATCGCCAGAACAAACGAGTAACATCTCTTCAGAAGCTGCTGTCAGTTCTGGATCAGACAGCGCAATGTCTGCAGCATCAAGCCAAACGCAATTGTCTGTCTTGGATGAAATTGAAAACCGGTGTGTTAGCTATGGTTTCAAACGTGGTAATGAGGCGTTTGGTGGATGCGTCCTGAAGCTGCTAGACTTAACCGGTGATTAGTGCACTAGAAGGGACCGAACACCTTCTTTGCCACTTGTCGGATACCCTCAATCCTTATAACAAACCCAACATCTCAATATCCGAAAAGCGTGAGCATCTAAAAGATGTGCTTATTACGGGTTATCAGATTGAAAAAACCTATTAGAAGAATAATTGCCAGCAGAAGCCCGATAACATCTCCAACGAAATGCCTTGCAATCACATCGAAGACTTCAGTTGGGCTATATGCTTCACCCTTCAGATAAGCCCCTGATATAGAATTGAAAACTGAAGCAAGTGCGCCAGCAAACATGACTGAACGCCAGCCTGTGATCCCTTCCATTTTTGGATAAACATCCAGCTTCATCAGACGCATCAACTCAAAGGCAAAGACTGCCGAAAATGAACTGAATAGAGGAATGAGAAACGTAAAGCCCTGCTGATATTCTGTTGATGCATAGAACTGGTGCATTAACAATTCGGCGGGGACGAGGGCGAATAATGATTTGGGCCCCAGCAGCCAGGCTGAAAGCACACGAACCGCATGGGGAAGAAATATCAGGCTTCCGATGAGAGACATGTTGCCAACGAAATAGATTTCAATTGGCAG is a window from the Alphaproteobacteria bacterium LSUCC0719 genome containing:
- a CDS encoding serine hydrolase domain-containing protein; this encodes MKLFPVFCFLVLVSASQIFASPSDWAPLDSGGLGRADGTNSSEFCSDKGYPLAEDPDPLAAMMKSFEPCFVVGSRSSMSLAMGLPAAKIANSVNILSFQRAGEEFIPPDILKKIDKYLDDHEATSLLIVLGGQILLERYQYDRKPDMPIQTFGVDNLLMPILAGIALQEGLIASLDDPVTAYYEPLQNTEWDNVSINHILRSSSGIKFDPKIDRPVVMREMVSGSLAIDEILARFVDRAAAPGETLSTTMLDTYVLSRVLENAFSMPVEQLLSEKLWSQIGAEHDASIIKNSAGETFRKNFFSATARDYTRLGQILINKGKSASGEQIIPEDWSQLVLQGNKDLLKCPFGPGCTKLPFGYTFHNYVAKSGTSLSLGYPGNMIIMSADADMVVFQSSVAKDAKGNGALFKVLQELMKQSDTIKSNLPTKATDELENRAATGTAISQTVTVQSPEQTSNISSEAAVSSGSDSAMSAASSQTQLSVLDEIENRCVSYGFKRGNEAFGGCVLKLLDLTGD